From the Lathyrus oleraceus cultivar Zhongwan6 chromosome 4, CAAS_Psat_ZW6_1.0, whole genome shotgun sequence genome, one window contains:
- the LOC127073271 gene encoding exopolygalacturonase produces MAIAKSASIAIIFFALAHYADAAVRARTTVGHDVFGDNNHAKDVLLPGEKIVNVQSFGAKGDGVFDCTQAFMSAWQAVCHTQGQNRLYIPAGTFLVSSMFFSGPCLAPNPITIQVVGTVLATTDISEYENGEWLMFQHINGLKIIGGGVFDGQGQKAWQYTENCEKSNSGCARNPSSLFFMDVQNAIIANIKTLNPKGFHIFVTKCSNIRLRKLKLIAPETSPNTDGIHMSNSINVIIARNTISTGDDCISMIQGSENIFINRLKCGPGHGISIGSLGKYPDEREVKGIRIKNSALIGTTNGLRLKTWPERYGGGASEISFSNINMTNVQNPIIIDQEYECHPNCQKKPSLVRIADIHFANVRGTTASPIAVDLRCSKQFPCMGVTIRDIDLKFGAAPSTARCVNVKPVYGGLLNPPACP; encoded by the exons ATGGCCATTGCAAAGAGTGCTTCTATTGCAATTATCTTCTTTGCATTGGCCCATTATGCAGATGCCGCTGTAAGAGCAAGGACAACCGTTGGTCACGATGTTTTTGGAGATAATAATCATGCTAAAGATGTCCTCCTTCCCGGGGAGAAAATAGTTAATGTCCAGAGTTTCGGGGCCAAAGGCGATGGTGTGTTTGATTGCACTCAG GCTTTCATGTCGGCATGGCAAGCAGTGTGCCATACTCAAGGGCAAAACCGACTTTATATTCCCGCTGGTACATTTTTGGTTTCTTCAATGTTTTTTTCAGGACCATGTCTGGCCCCAAATCCAATCACAATTCAAGTGGTGGGGACAGTTTTGGCAACTACTGATATTTCTGAGTATGAAAATGGAGAATGGCTCATGTTTCAACATATCAATGGCCTAAAAATCATTGGTGGAGGTGTTTTTGATGGACAAGGTCAAAAAGCATGGCAATACACTGAGAATTGTGAAAAATCCAATTCAGGATGTGCGAGAAATCCCAGC AGTTTGTTTTTCATGGACGTGCAAAATGCAATTATAGCGAACATTAAAACATTGAATCCCAAAGGCTTTCACATTTTCGTCACCAAATGTTCAAACATTAGGTTGCGTAAACTTAAGCTCATTGCACCTGAAACCAGCCCTAACACCGACGGCATTCATATGAGTAACTCCATCAATGTGATTATTGCTAGAAACACCATTTCAACTGGTGATGATTGTATCTCTATGATTCAAGGTTCCGAAAATATTTTCATCAACAGACTCAAGTGTGGACCTGGACACGGTATCAG TATCGGTAGTCTTGGAAAGTATCCAGATGAGAGAGAGGTGAAAGGTATTCGTATTAAGAACAGTGCGTTGATCGGTACAACCAATGGTTTGAGATTAAAAACATGGCCCGAGAGATATGGAGGCGGAGCATCAGAGATAAGTTTCAGTAACATTAACATGACCAATGTTCAAAATCCCATCATCATCGATCAGGAGTATGAATGTCATCCAAACTGCCAAAAAAAG CCATCATTGGTGAGGATAGCAGATATTCATTTTGCAAATGTGAGGGGAACTACTGCTTCACCAATTGCAGTGGATTTGAGATGCAGCAAGCAGTTTCCATGCATGGGTGTTACGATTCGCGACATTGACCTAAAGTTTGGAGCTGCTCCTTCAACTGCTAGATGTGTCAATGTTAAGCCTGTCTATGGTGGTTTGTTGAACCCACCAGCATGCCCTTAA